A single window of Archangium gephyra DNA harbors:
- a CDS encoding ABC transporter ATP-binding protein produces MPHPIAMHTKVQPDPQRVALQVSELGKRVPLPSGALTILDGVGFSISHGDTVAIVGASGSGKSTLLSLMAGLDTPSSGSVLLDGEPLSALDEDGRARVRGEKVGFVFQSFQLLPSLTALENVMLPLELRGDADVETPARAILGKVGLGERLGHYPRQLSGGEQQRVALARAFVTRPAVLFADEPTGNLDTRTGQAIVELLFALNAEAGTTLVLVTHDEHLAARCGRRLRLDGGRLVTEERQAS; encoded by the coding sequence ATGCCCCACCCCATCGCGATGCACACCAAAGTCCAGCCCGACCCCCAGCGGGTGGCCCTCCAGGTGTCGGAACTGGGCAAACGCGTGCCCCTGCCGTCCGGCGCGCTCACCATCCTCGACGGGGTGGGCTTCTCCATCTCCCATGGCGACACCGTGGCCATCGTCGGGGCCTCCGGCTCGGGAAAGAGCACGCTGCTGTCGCTGATGGCCGGCCTGGACACGCCCAGCTCCGGCAGCGTGCTGCTGGACGGCGAGCCGCTGTCCGCCCTGGACGAGGACGGCCGAGCGCGCGTGCGCGGCGAGAAGGTGGGCTTCGTCTTCCAGAGCTTCCAGCTGCTGCCCTCGCTGACGGCGCTGGAGAACGTGATGCTGCCGCTCGAGCTGCGCGGAGACGCGGACGTGGAGACGCCCGCCCGGGCCATCCTCGGCAAGGTGGGGCTGGGCGAGCGGCTGGGCCACTACCCGCGCCAGCTGTCGGGCGGAGAGCAGCAGCGCGTCGCCCTGGCGCGCGCCTTCGTCACCCGGCCGGCGGTGCTCTTCGCCGACGAGCCCACCGGCAACCTCGACACCCGCACCGGCCAGGCCATCGTCGAGCTCCTGTTCGCCCTCAACGCGGAGGCCGGCACCACCCTCGTGCTCGTCACCCATGACGAGCACCTCGCGGCACGCTGTGGCCGGCGGCTGCGGCTCGACGGGGGCCGCCTGGTCACCGAGGAGCGGCAAGCATCATGA
- a CDS encoding arylesterase, giving the protein MSQGYMRERTRTAGVLGCLMVTLAVGLAALGAPAVEAAPARTVLVLGDSLSAAYGLAPEEGWVALTGERMARETPGWRVVNASVSGETTAGGAARIEGELARNRPAVVVIALGGNDGLRGLPLKQTRANLEKMVSAAKAAGARVLLVGMRMPPNLGKAYTEGFSANFRAVAEAHQVSLLPFLLEPIAMDRASFQADNIHPVAAVQPKLRDHVWPALAPLLK; this is encoded by the coding sequence ATGAGCCAAGGATACATGAGGGAGCGCACCCGGACCGCCGGTGTGCTCGGTTGTCTGATGGTGACACTGGCCGTGGGGCTGGCCGCACTGGGCGCGCCGGCCGTGGAGGCCGCGCCCGCGCGGACGGTGCTGGTGCTGGGAGACTCGCTGTCCGCCGCCTATGGGCTCGCGCCGGAGGAGGGGTGGGTGGCGCTGACGGGCGAGCGGATGGCCAGGGAGACGCCAGGCTGGCGGGTGGTGAACGCCAGCGTCAGTGGTGAGACCACGGCGGGTGGAGCCGCGCGCATCGAAGGGGAGCTCGCGCGCAACCGGCCGGCGGTGGTGGTCATCGCCCTGGGCGGCAACGACGGGCTGCGGGGCCTGCCGCTCAAACAGACCCGGGCCAACCTGGAGAAGATGGTGAGCGCGGCCAAGGCCGCTGGCGCCCGGGTGTTGTTGGTGGGCATGCGCATGCCGCCCAACCTGGGGAAGGCCTACACGGAGGGCTTCTCGGCCAACTTCCGCGCGGTGGCCGAGGCGCACCAGGTGTCCCTGCTCCCGTTCCTGCTGGAGCCCATCGCCATGGACCGCGCCTCCTTCCAGGCCGACAACATCCACCCCGTCGCCGCCGTGCAGCCCAAGCTGCGCGACCATGTCTGGCCCGCGCTGGCGCCGCTGTTGAAGTGA
- a CDS encoding ABC transporter permease — protein MRLLKMAWRQLRRDFAAGELRILLASLVLAVLAVTAIGFVTDRAERALALEANRLLGGDAVVLGDTPLDGVVREAAKAPGLRSTETQEMPSMIRVGSADDERLKLGELRALGEGFPLRGRFRIVETADGPEHDAQGVPERGSVWLSRAGADALDARLGDMIGIGESQLRLSALVVQEPDAAIDYFNIAPRVFLNLADLPATGLVQEGSRLRYRLVIAGEPDAVERFVRTAREGLARGQRLETVKDARPEMRSALDRADRFLSLAALVSVVLAAVAVAMAARRHSERHLSSTAVMRCLGASQRTLVATHGGELLLAGLIASTVGVVLAFLLQWLVGQWLSEALKMNIPAAGWVPAVQGYGVGLVVLLTFGAPPILALRRVPALRVLRRDLDRTEPSSWLVGLAGVAGLAALLWWKAGSAGLASAMLLGIVATLAVLAALAWGLISVVRRLRSRLRGSLRYGLANVSRRAATSVAQVSALGLGLMALLLLTFVRTDLLDRWQVALAKEAPNRFIVNVQEDQLEPVRAFMTGQGLPAPDLFPMVRGRLVAHNGEPVKAPPAESAPNTEDARQGQRRRDREYNLSSAATLRDDNRVTAGTFWGQQRLEKPELSVEEGFAKSMGWKLGDSVAFDIAGQRLEGTVTSLRKVEWESFRPNFIVLVSPGALAGYAASYITAMHVPPERTRFTAELVSRFPNLSVLDVDALLKQARSTADQVSTVVEVVFYFSLLAGLLVLMAAVSASQDERLLEGGVMRVLGGSRRQLRLAQASEFAAIGLLSGLTAAVAASILAGVIATQVFGLPWQADWRLVGVGGGLGVLAAVSAGMFATRRVLDAPPSVTLREVQG, from the coding sequence ATGAGGCTGCTCAAGATGGCCTGGCGCCAGCTGCGCCGTGACTTCGCCGCCGGCGAGCTGCGCATCCTCCTCGCCTCCCTGGTGCTCGCGGTGCTGGCCGTGACGGCCATCGGCTTCGTCACCGACCGCGCCGAGCGCGCCCTGGCCCTCGAGGCCAACCGGCTGCTCGGCGGTGACGCGGTGGTGCTCGGCGACACGCCCCTCGACGGGGTGGTGCGCGAGGCGGCGAAGGCGCCCGGGCTGCGCAGCACCGAGACGCAGGAGATGCCCAGCATGATCCGGGTCGGCTCCGCGGACGATGAGCGGCTCAAGCTCGGCGAGCTGCGGGCGCTCGGAGAGGGCTTTCCCCTGCGGGGCCGCTTCCGCATCGTGGAGACCGCGGACGGCCCCGAGCACGACGCCCAGGGCGTTCCCGAGCGGGGCAGCGTGTGGCTCAGCCGCGCGGGCGCGGACGCGTTGGACGCCCGGCTGGGAGACATGATTGGCATTGGCGAGTCGCAGCTGCGGCTCTCCGCGCTGGTGGTGCAGGAGCCGGACGCGGCGATCGACTACTTCAACATCGCGCCCCGGGTGTTCCTCAACCTCGCCGACCTGCCCGCGACGGGACTGGTGCAGGAGGGCAGCCGGCTCCGCTACCGCCTGGTGATCGCCGGGGAGCCGGACGCGGTGGAGCGCTTCGTGCGCACCGCACGCGAGGGGCTCGCGCGTGGCCAGCGCCTGGAGACGGTGAAGGACGCGCGTCCGGAGATGCGCTCCGCGCTCGACCGGGCCGACCGCTTCTTGAGCCTGGCGGCGTTGGTGTCGGTGGTGCTGGCGGCGGTGGCCGTGGCCATGGCCGCGCGCCGGCACAGCGAGCGGCACCTGTCGAGCACCGCGGTGATGCGGTGTCTGGGCGCGAGCCAACGCACGCTCGTGGCCACCCACGGGGGCGAGCTGCTCCTCGCCGGGCTCATCGCGAGCACGGTGGGCGTCGTGCTCGCCTTCCTCCTGCAGTGGCTGGTGGGCCAGTGGCTCTCCGAGGCGCTGAAGATGAACATCCCGGCGGCCGGCTGGGTGCCGGCGGTGCAGGGCTATGGGGTGGGCCTGGTGGTGCTGCTGACCTTCGGCGCGCCCCCCATCCTCGCGCTGCGCCGGGTGCCCGCGCTGCGCGTGCTGCGCAGGGACCTCGACCGCACCGAGCCGAGCTCCTGGCTGGTGGGGCTCGCGGGCGTGGCGGGGCTGGCCGCGCTGTTGTGGTGGAAGGCCGGCTCGGCGGGGCTGGCGTCCGCGATGCTGCTCGGCATCGTCGCCACGCTGGCCGTGCTGGCCGCCCTGGCGTGGGGGCTCATCTCCGTCGTGCGGCGGCTGCGCTCGCGGCTGCGCGGGAGCCTGCGCTACGGCCTGGCCAATGTGAGCCGGCGCGCGGCCACCAGCGTCGCGCAGGTGTCGGCGCTCGGCCTGGGACTGATGGCGCTGCTGCTGCTCACCTTCGTGCGCACCGATCTGCTCGACCGCTGGCAGGTGGCGCTCGCCAAGGAGGCCCCCAACCGCTTCATCGTCAACGTGCAGGAGGACCAGCTCGAGCCGGTGCGTGCCTTCATGACCGGGCAGGGCTTGCCCGCGCCGGATCTCTTCCCCATGGTGCGCGGCCGCCTGGTGGCGCACAACGGCGAGCCGGTGAAGGCCCCGCCCGCCGAGAGTGCTCCCAACACCGAAGATGCGCGTCAGGGGCAGCGGCGGAGGGACCGCGAGTACAACCTCTCCAGCGCCGCCACGCTTCGCGACGACAACCGCGTCACCGCGGGCACGTTCTGGGGACAGCAGCGCCTGGAGAAGCCGGAGCTCTCCGTGGAGGAGGGCTTCGCCAAATCCATGGGCTGGAAGCTCGGGGACAGCGTGGCCTTCGACATCGCGGGCCAGCGGCTCGAGGGGACCGTCACCAGCCTGCGCAAGGTGGAGTGGGAGAGCTTCCGGCCGAACTTCATCGTGCTGGTGTCGCCGGGGGCCCTCGCGGGCTACGCGGCCAGCTACATCACCGCGATGCACGTGCCCCCCGAGCGCACGCGCTTCACCGCGGAGCTGGTGTCTCGCTTCCCCAACCTCTCGGTGCTGGATGTGGATGCGCTGCTCAAGCAGGCGCGCAGCACCGCGGACCAGGTCTCCACCGTGGTGGAGGTGGTGTTCTACTTCTCGCTGCTCGCGGGCCTGCTGGTGTTGATGGCCGCGGTCAGCGCCAGTCAGGACGAGCGCCTGCTGGAAGGTGGCGTGATGCGGGTGCTCGGCGGCAGCCGCCGGCAGCTGCGGCTCGCGCAGGCCTCGGAGTTCGCGGCCATTGGCCTGCTGTCGGGCCTTACCGCCGCGGTCGCCGCCTCCATCCTGGCCGGAGTCATCGCCACGCAGGTGTTCGGACTGCCGTGGCAGGCGGACTGGCGGCTGGTGGGCGTGGGGGGTGGGCTGGGAGTGCTGGCGGCGGTGAGCGCGGGCATGTTCGCCACCCGGCGGGTGCTGGACGCGCCGCCCTCGGTGACGCTGCGCGAGGTGCAGGGCTGA
- the tnpA gene encoding IS66 family insertion sequence element accessory protein TnpA: MGPNTERVDAMLERAAASNYWTEAEAQAVLETYEASGLSVAEFACRHRLVPQRLRWWKKRRAEEKAGLASFVPVQVATPSPEAQQAPGPARMEVCWPGAGASGWSLASARTRWGGW; the protein is encoded by the coding sequence ATGGGACCCAACACGGAAAGAGTGGACGCAATGCTGGAGAGGGCCGCGGCAAGCAACTACTGGACGGAGGCCGAAGCGCAGGCGGTACTGGAGACCTACGAGGCGAGCGGGTTGTCAGTGGCGGAGTTCGCCTGCCGCCATCGGCTCGTTCCACAGCGGCTGAGGTGGTGGAAGAAGCGGCGGGCGGAGGAGAAGGCGGGCTTGGCCTCGTTCGTTCCGGTGCAGGTGGCGACGCCGTCGCCAGAAGCACAGCAGGCACCGGGCCCGGCCCGCATGGAGGTGTGCTGGCCAGGGGCCGGTGCATCCGGGTGGAGCCTGGCTTCGGCGCGGACGCGCTGGGGCGGTTGGTGA
- a CDS encoding MBL fold metallo-hydrolase, with protein sequence MNLRRRRLAALSLLSVGALVTLGAVLLPYRPVIVSGAQPPPGPYPMPAAVAGLRLHVFNTGMNRMSALLVGEHRPWRPAPAFVLEHPREGLIVFDCGLSTSVAREGESALPVPMRWLFESRGREGRTLDAQLREAGLEPARARWVILSHLHDDHLGAAASFEGATFIGGRGTAGKVLGLPAPRWREVDFHDTRALPPFDASLDLFADGSVVLLRGGGHAREDVMALLALPEGPVLLTGDAVVHREWLHSDNVERVAVDPQRAADVRNQVRALLAARPDVTLLPGHELQGAPGSRGDVTLHHPEWFEAEAWPLSP encoded by the coding sequence GTGAATCTTCGACGTCGCCGTCTCGCGGCGCTGAGCCTGTTGAGTGTGGGTGCGCTCGTCACGCTCGGAGCCGTCCTGCTCCCTTACCGTCCCGTCATCGTGAGTGGGGCCCAGCCGCCTCCCGGTCCCTATCCGATGCCCGCGGCGGTGGCCGGTCTTCGGCTCCACGTCTTCAACACGGGAATGAACCGCATGTCGGCGCTCCTGGTGGGTGAGCACCGCCCATGGCGGCCGGCTCCTGCCTTCGTGCTCGAGCATCCGCGAGAAGGGCTCATCGTGTTCGACTGCGGGCTCTCCACGTCCGTCGCCCGAGAGGGCGAGTCCGCGCTGCCTGTGCCGATGCGCTGGCTCTTCGAGAGCCGCGGACGCGAGGGAAGGACGCTCGACGCACAGCTGCGAGAGGCCGGACTGGAGCCAGCCCGCGCCCGATGGGTCATCCTCTCGCACCTGCACGACGATCACCTTGGCGCCGCCGCGTCCTTCGAGGGCGCGACCTTCATCGGTGGGCGGGGGACGGCCGGCAAGGTGCTGGGCCTGCCGGCGCCCCGTTGGCGCGAAGTGGACTTCCACGACACGCGCGCCCTCCCGCCTTTCGATGCCTCGCTCGACTTGTTCGCAGATGGCAGCGTCGTGCTGCTGCGTGGCGGTGGCCATGCGCGGGAGGACGTCATGGCGCTGCTCGCCCTGCCGGAGGGGCCGGTGCTTCTCACCGGCGATGCCGTTGTTCACCGGGAATGGCTGCATTCCGACAACGTGGAGCGTGTCGCGGTGGACCCCCAGCGCGCGGCTGACGTGCGCAATCAAGTTCGTGCACTGCTCGCGGCTCGGCCTGACGTCACCCTCCTCCCTGGGCACGAGCTCCAAGGCGCGCCCGGCTCCCGCGGGGATGTCACCCTTCATCATCCCGAGTGGTTTGAAGCAGAGGCCTGGCCACTCTCCCCCTGA
- a CDS encoding GFA family protein: MKQTTQLRCACGQTHLEVQGAPIISAECHCNSCRTAGGRMQSLPSAPPVLEPNGGTRFILYRKDRVRFLEGAHLLKAFRLEPESSTRRVLAACCNTPIFLEFQNGHWLSLYGCLWPAGTLPRLELRTMTSDLPADRARALPDDVPNSKTQSVSFFVKLLGAWIAMGFRSPKVTGVSGEIQV, from the coding sequence ATGAAGCAGACGACTCAACTTCGCTGTGCTTGTGGACAGACGCATCTCGAGGTGCAGGGAGCGCCCATCATCAGCGCCGAATGCCATTGCAACAGCTGCCGCACGGCCGGTGGCAGGATGCAGTCCCTTCCCTCTGCTCCGCCAGTTCTGGAACCAAACGGCGGAACCCGCTTCATTCTCTACCGCAAGGATCGCGTCCGCTTTCTGGAGGGTGCCCATCTTCTCAAGGCGTTTCGCCTCGAGCCCGAGTCCTCGACCCGCCGGGTGCTCGCCGCCTGCTGCAACACGCCGATCTTCCTCGAGTTCCAGAATGGCCACTGGCTGAGCCTCTACGGCTGCCTCTGGCCCGCGGGAACCTTGCCCAGGCTCGAGCTGCGAACGATGACGAGTGACCTTCCGGCCGACAGGGCGCGGGCGCTTCCGGATGATGTCCCGAACAGCAAGACCCAATCGGTTTCGTTCTTCGTCAAGCTCCTCGGCGCATGGATCGCGATGGGGTTCCGAAGCCCGAAGGTCACCGGGGTCAGTGGAGAGATTCAGGTTTGA
- a CDS encoding TetR/AcrR family transcriptional regulator, whose amino-acid sequence MSDSSEPKRPARQRDAERTRAAILTAARTLFSTRGFAQTGVREVAELAGVNSALVGRYFGSKQGLFRATLEVIDITPALHGDRRRFGRDMVGAFFDTPEAPGPLAMMLLSAADPEAHAASVESLQKKVITPLARWLGPPDGEGRAIRLSILWNGFLTSWKLLPLQGLSGARLTATRRWLEAETQAIVDEGAV is encoded by the coding sequence ATGTCCGACTCCTCAGAACCCAAGAGGCCGGCGCGCCAGCGAGATGCCGAGCGCACGCGCGCCGCGATCCTCACCGCCGCCCGAACGCTGTTCTCCACCCGGGGCTTCGCCCAGACCGGCGTGCGCGAGGTGGCGGAGCTCGCCGGGGTGAACTCCGCGCTCGTCGGCCGCTACTTCGGCTCGAAGCAGGGGCTGTTCCGGGCGACGTTGGAGGTGATCGACATCACCCCGGCGCTTCACGGAGACCGGCGCCGCTTCGGCAGGGACATGGTGGGGGCCTTCTTCGACACACCGGAGGCACCGGGCCCGCTGGCGATGATGCTCCTCTCGGCGGCCGACCCCGAGGCGCACGCGGCGAGCGTCGAGTCCCTCCAGAAGAAGGTCATCACCCCGCTGGCCCGCTGGCTGGGCCCCCCGGACGGCGAGGGCCGTGCGATACGGCTCAGCATCCTCTGGAACGGCTTCCTCACCAGTTGGAAGCTGCTGCCCCTGCAGGGGCTCTCCGGGGCGCGCCTCACCGCCACCCGCCGCTGGCTGGAGGCCGAGACCCAGGCGATCGTCGACGAAGGCGCCGTCTGA
- a CDS encoding toll/interleukin-1 receptor domain-containing protein — protein sequence MGLVGFCSYARKDRKHLLQLERHLSVLERLGLLYLWFDEKVQVGTARDSEIERQLNEADVILLLISSDFLHSEVCQNQLARALERHEAGEALAIPILVRPVDISGTSLDALQVLPKGRRAVTQWKPPDAAWQLVAVEIRQLVETILRRNETRTASDSASALDVVPLRALLKGIRELPNDIANRVENFLRSYVGPGTAPFGGRTDDLRALDQWLDEPQQPPYLLLASPGGRGKSALLAHWMASLSTRSDLAIAYFPVSIRFQTNLAGTILSALNARLAVLRGERIPTSLGTPVSAWSRLLFDVLSKPLPDGRQLLLVLDGLDESADLETGPSLFPLIPPPGLRIVLSTREIVGRNIRGWLQHLGWSRPGLAVVRGLNFLDDSGIADAVRQLDSPWNALAQEFDAISALRRLTGGDPLLLGLYLAELSSQTEVASLPNLLQTLTPGLKGYFERWWEEQRRLWGRHAPLRVRTTQEVLGVLACAFGPLKRHELLALLRARTGLVLEEVLQPLARLIVGDGFQQGYAFTHPRLGEYIRNALLSLDEQKKWTARFLDWGQRTLDGLTSKSLTPRDVPPYLVQYYGMHLEAAGHGVQALMKLVNEDWRSAAGTYDRTHATFLMDVERAWSASRKANSKRVAAGASPILSDEVRCALARAGIHSLVQNLTPPLIELLVRDGVWTFNEGLAYIRQAHSVKQQVLGLVGLAGCSSDPERQDRLSEALDATLALHDEYDSGTEALKLELLFKLAPHLSDAMAERAFAGCLKIRNATTRAHALGYAIIHQKEPLRSSFIKRAIAVIRKSSPPVDLTHLSHLEFVEFIESEFRNIVEQGNSSHDAGDYLAFCETDLYGLTRKHGIAPELEESLERRWDEFSVTRIAGVQKIKEPLVSELIRKTCQLERPRARASVFESIAHRLCPAHLEEVLSNAETIREPRVRAKLLAVLALHLPYSARRKDALNKAMAAALEFSDHDLILDTAARIIDSLGAVARREALRGLHPPRLRKAVADKMSDLLHAKASKESPASGGFDQGVISDAVHVLFDVLERDEGLLSSPDEHVKFAHALSALKMQILELPDENKKQRVLKRVLWRVIQSENVGYCELALTSFASLLPDSVIEKLFRRICGFHIRDYDPEGWGYLAKAFAVLAPRLSPALRELAVKRAIDALDRQRAPFDLEEVLVLLAPEIPPALHSEALRIARRIAYLSARVEALASLASCLSGEAREDVIDEALQAAVRIHDERDAAYTNDLILRALRQLSPLLLTLSRSKSYLHCSNVLMDLSSRERSAVLSALHAFTPVLLELCGEKDTARIAQEVIEATQWWT from the coding sequence ATGGGACTCGTCGGATTCTGTAGCTATGCTCGCAAGGACAGGAAGCATCTGCTCCAACTGGAGCGGCACCTTTCTGTTCTTGAGCGCTTGGGCCTCCTGTACCTGTGGTTCGACGAGAAGGTGCAGGTGGGTACGGCGCGAGACTCGGAGATCGAGCGGCAGCTCAATGAGGCTGATGTCATCCTGCTTTTGATTAGTTCGGATTTTCTCCACTCAGAGGTGTGCCAAAACCAGTTGGCTCGGGCTCTTGAGCGCCATGAGGCCGGAGAGGCGCTCGCCATCCCGATTCTTGTGCGCCCGGTCGACATCAGTGGGACTTCGCTGGACGCACTTCAGGTGCTTCCGAAAGGTCGCCGCGCCGTCACCCAGTGGAAGCCTCCGGATGCGGCCTGGCAGTTGGTCGCTGTGGAAATCCGCCAGCTAGTCGAGACAATACTCAGAAGGAACGAAACACGCACAGCTTCCGATTCTGCCTCGGCTCTCGACGTGGTCCCCCTCCGCGCGCTCCTTAAAGGGATTAGGGAACTTCCCAATGATATAGCAAACCGTGTCGAGAACTTCCTCCGCTCGTACGTCGGCCCGGGAACTGCTCCGTTCGGAGGGCGAACCGATGATCTCCGGGCACTGGACCAGTGGCTCGACGAGCCACAGCAGCCTCCCTATCTCCTGTTGGCTTCTCCGGGTGGTCGAGGCAAGTCAGCGCTGCTGGCCCATTGGATGGCGTCGTTATCCACTCGCTCGGACTTGGCGATTGCCTACTTCCCTGTGAGCATCCGCTTCCAGACCAACTTGGCTGGAACTATACTTTCAGCACTCAACGCGCGGTTGGCTGTCCTGCGTGGAGAGCGGATTCCCACCAGTTTGGGTACTCCTGTCAGTGCGTGGAGCCGGCTTTTATTTGATGTTTTGTCAAAGCCACTGCCAGATGGGCGCCAGTTGCTGCTGGTCCTCGATGGGCTCGATGAGTCCGCGGACTTGGAGACAGGTCCCTCGCTCTTCCCTCTGATTCCACCCCCGGGGCTGCGGATCGTCTTGTCCACTCGGGAAATAGTTGGTCGAAATATCCGTGGTTGGCTTCAGCATCTGGGCTGGAGCCGACCCGGTCTTGCCGTGGTGCGCGGCCTCAATTTCCTCGACGACTCTGGGATTGCGGATGCTGTTCGCCAGCTTGATTCCCCCTGGAATGCTCTGGCACAGGAGTTTGATGCCATCAGCGCGCTCCGTCGGTTGACGGGGGGAGATCCTCTCCTCTTGGGACTTTATCTCGCCGAACTTTCATCCCAAACGGAAGTCGCGAGCCTGCCCAACCTGCTGCAAACACTGACCCCCGGCCTGAAAGGGTATTTCGAGCGATGGTGGGAGGAGCAACGCAGGCTTTGGGGACGGCATGCGCCGTTGCGCGTGCGTACAACTCAAGAGGTGCTGGGCGTACTGGCATGCGCTTTCGGCCCATTGAAACGTCATGAATTGCTCGCGCTCCTTCGCGCCAGAACAGGCTTGGTGCTCGAGGAGGTACTGCAACCACTCGCACGACTGATTGTCGGGGATGGCTTTCAACAAGGCTATGCATTCACCCACCCACGCCTCGGAGAGTACATCCGGAATGCGCTGCTGAGTCTGGATGAACAGAAGAAGTGGACGGCCAGGTTCCTCGACTGGGGGCAACGAACGCTCGATGGGCTCACGTCCAAGAGCTTGACTCCACGGGATGTGCCACCCTATCTCGTCCAATATTACGGAATGCATTTGGAAGCGGCTGGGCACGGTGTCCAGGCCCTCATGAAACTCGTAAATGAGGATTGGCGGAGCGCAGCTGGAACATATGACCGAACTCATGCCACTTTTTTGATGGATGTTGAGCGGGCCTGGAGTGCATCCCGAAAAGCCAATTCAAAGCGAGTGGCTGCTGGCGCCTCACCCATTCTCTCGGATGAGGTGCGTTGCGCCCTCGCTCGTGCGGGAATCCACAGCCTGGTCCAGAATCTCACGCCTCCATTGATCGAACTGCTCGTCCGAGATGGCGTATGGACTTTCAATGAGGGCCTTGCATATATACGACAGGCCCATTCCGTGAAGCAGCAGGTGCTAGGCTTGGTGGGGCTTGCAGGCTGTTCATCCGATCCCGAGCGGCAGGACCGACTTTCCGAGGCGCTAGACGCCACGCTCGCACTACACGATGAATACGATTCCGGAACGGAGGCCCTGAAGCTCGAACTGCTTTTCAAGCTCGCACCGCATCTTTCTGATGCCATGGCGGAACGAGCTTTCGCTGGCTGCCTGAAGATCAGAAATGCCACGACTAGAGCTCACGCTTTGGGTTATGCCATTATACACCAGAAAGAGCCGTTGCGGAGCAGCTTTATCAAGAGGGCGATTGCAGTCATCCGGAAATCCTCCCCCCCCGTCGATTTGACTCACCTTTCTCATCTGGAGTTCGTGGAGTTTATCGAATCGGAATTTCGCAACATTGTCGAGCAGGGAAATTCGTCACATGATGCTGGCGATTACCTGGCGTTTTGCGAGACGGACCTGTATGGCCTCACTCGCAAGCACGGCATTGCTCCAGAGTTGGAGGAGTCTCTTGAGCGACGGTGGGATGAATTTTCGGTCACGAGAATCGCAGGCGTGCAAAAGATCAAGGAACCCCTTGTTTCTGAATTGATTCGCAAGACTTGCCAGCTAGAGCGACCACGGGCCCGGGCGTCAGTGTTTGAATCTATCGCTCATCGGCTTTGCCCAGCACACCTGGAAGAAGTTCTATCCAATGCCGAGACCATTCGTGAGCCGCGGGTTCGCGCGAAGTTGTTGGCTGTCCTGGCATTACATCTTCCCTATTCTGCGCGGAGGAAGGATGCCTTGAATAAGGCGATGGCTGCTGCACTTGAGTTTTCGGATCATGATCTAATTCTGGATACGGCTGCCAGAATCATCGATTCACTCGGAGCGGTGGCGCGGCGTGAGGCACTAAGGGGACTCCACCCGCCCAGATTGAGAAAGGCAGTGGCAGATAAAATGAGTGACCTCCTTCACGCGAAGGCCTCGAAGGAATCTCCTGCGTCCGGAGGGTTTGATCAGGGCGTCATTTCAGATGCAGTGCATGTGTTGTTCGATGTGCTGGAGAGAGATGAAGGCTTACTCTCTTCTCCTGATGAGCACGTCAAATTCGCTCATGCGCTCAGCGCATTGAAGATGCAAATTCTAGAACTCCCTGATGAGAACAAAAAACAAAGGGTTTTGAAACGCGTTCTGTGGAGGGTGATTCAGTCCGAGAATGTCGGATATTGCGAGTTGGCCCTCACAAGCTTTGCCTCACTTCTCCCAGATTCAGTGATTGAGAAGTTATTTCGCAGAATTTGCGGGTTCCACATTAGAGACTACGATCCTGAGGGCTGGGGTTATCTGGCCAAAGCGTTTGCAGTCCTGGCCCCCAGGCTTTCTCCCGCGCTGAGGGAACTAGCCGTGAAGCGTGCGATTGACGCATTGGATCGACAGCGAGCTCCTTTTGACTTGGAAGAGGTTTTGGTTTTGCTTGCGCCAGAAATACCGCCAGCTTTGCATTCAGAGGCTCTCCGCATCGCCAGGAGAATTGCCTACTTGTCGGCACGAGTCGAAGCTCTTGCATCGCTTGCGTCCTGCCTTTCGGGTGAAGCGCGGGAAGATGTCATCGACGAGGCACTTCAAGCTGCAGTACGCATACACGACGAAAGAGACGCTGCATATACCAATGATTTGATCCTGCGTGCATTGCGGCAGCTTTCTCCGCTATTGCTGACGCTTTCGCGATCCAAGTCCTACCTCCACTGCTCAAACGTGCTCATGGATTTGTCATCTCGGGAGCGTTCGGCGGTGCTCAGCGCTCTCCACGCATTCACCCCAGTGCTCCTCGAGTTGTGCGGGGAAAAAGATACTGCGCGGATTGCCCAGGAGGTCATCGAAGCCACGCAATGGTGGACGTGA